One genomic window of Arthrobacter sp. KBS0703 includes the following:
- the pdxT gene encoding pyridoxal 5'-phosphate synthase glutaminase subunit PdxT: protein MTNPLSTALPRPRSGTRSGAPSGAGTGLRIGVLALQGDFREHLRAVEAAGATGVGIRRPAELDNLDGIIIPGGESTTIDKLARAFELADPLRQRIADGLPVYGSCAGMILLAHDIADPATDLAGNPQQTFGGLDITVRRNAFGRQRESFETDLDFKGLDFSATAAGVAPVHAVFIRGPWVERVGPGVEVLAQVEPADPAHASHAAHLQGTARIVAVRSGHLLATSFHPEVTGEKRVHELFIRMIRGEA from the coding sequence CACAGGCCTGCGCATCGGTGTGCTCGCGCTTCAGGGCGACTTCCGCGAGCACCTCCGGGCCGTTGAAGCGGCCGGTGCGACCGGCGTCGGGATCCGGCGCCCGGCCGAACTCGACAACCTGGACGGGATCATCATTCCCGGCGGTGAATCGACCACCATCGACAAGCTCGCGCGTGCCTTTGAACTGGCGGATCCGTTGCGGCAGCGCATTGCCGATGGTCTGCCCGTGTACGGCTCCTGCGCCGGGATGATCCTGCTCGCCCACGACATCGCCGACCCCGCCACGGATCTCGCCGGAAACCCGCAGCAGACCTTCGGCGGGCTGGACATCACCGTGCGCCGCAACGCGTTCGGCCGCCAGCGTGAGTCGTTCGAAACCGATCTCGACTTCAAGGGCCTGGATTTCAGCGCCACAGCCGCGGGCGTCGCCCCGGTCCACGCGGTGTTCATCCGCGGGCCCTGGGTGGAGCGCGTCGGCCCCGGCGTCGAGGTGCTCGCCCAGGTTGAACCGGCGGACCCCGCGCACGCGTCCCACGCAGCCCATCTGCAGGGGACGGCTAGAATTGTTGCAGTGCGTTCCGGCCACCTGCTGGCCACCTCGTTCCATCCGGAAGTGACGGGGGAGAAGCGCGTGCATGAACTTTTTATCCGAATGATCAGAGGAGAAGCGTAA
- a CDS encoding YebC/PmpR family DNA-binding transcriptional regulator → MSGHSKWATTKHKKAILDSRRAKSFAKLIKNIEVAARMGGPDLAGNPSLELAVTKAKKTSVPADNIDRAIKRGAGLTGEVVDYTEIMYECRGPQGSALLIECLTDNKNRAASEVRLAISRNGGTIADPGSVSYLFSRKGVVTLPKNGLGEDDVLMAVLDAGAEEVKDNGDTFEIHSDPKDLQAVRDALKEAGIEYDTDEAEFVPSMEVPLDLDAAKKFMKLVDALEDLDDVQNVYSNADLSDEVQAALEAE, encoded by the coding sequence ATGTCAGGCCACTCCAAATGGGCAACGACCAAGCACAAGAAGGCCATCCTTGATAGCCGCCGGGCCAAGTCGTTCGCCAAGCTGATCAAGAACATTGAAGTTGCTGCCCGGATGGGCGGCCCGGACCTGGCCGGCAACCCCAGCCTGGAACTCGCTGTCACCAAGGCGAAGAAGACCTCAGTCCCCGCGGACAACATCGACCGTGCCATCAAGCGCGGCGCGGGCCTCACCGGCGAAGTCGTGGACTACACGGAAATCATGTACGAATGCCGCGGCCCGCAGGGTTCGGCGCTCCTGATCGAGTGCCTCACCGACAACAAGAACCGGGCAGCTTCCGAGGTCCGGCTGGCCATTTCCCGCAACGGCGGCACCATCGCCGATCCCGGTTCCGTCAGCTACCTCTTCTCCCGCAAGGGTGTGGTGACGCTGCCCAAGAACGGGCTCGGCGAGGACGACGTCCTGATGGCGGTGCTCGACGCCGGCGCCGAGGAAGTCAAGGACAACGGCGACACCTTTGAAATCCACTCGGACCCGAAGGATCTGCAGGCTGTCCGCGATGCCCTCAAGGAAGCCGGGATCGAATACGACACCGACGAGGCCGAGTTCGTGCCCTCCATGGAGGTGCCGCTTGACCTGGATGCCGCCAAGAAGTTCATGAAGCTCGTGGACGCGCTGGAAGACCTCGACGATGTCCAGAACGTCTACAGCAACGCCGACCTCAGCGACGAAGTGCAGGCCGCACTGGAAGCCGAGTGA
- the ruvA gene encoding Holliday junction branch migration protein RuvA: protein MISFLRGTVAHVGLSTAVIDLNGAGMSVNATPQTLSKLRTGDEGKLFTSLIVREDSLTLFGFASDDEREVFDVLLSVSGVGPRLALAVLAVHDPEAIRVAAHTGDSKTFTKVPGIGPKVAGRIVLELAGKLVPHGTPAAAAPAASAESVWKPQVVAAMTSLGWSEKDATGSIDKALADSPDLADQGNVAEILRTTLRWLGQDGARAGNRVGSRG from the coding sequence TTGATAAGTTTTCTCCGCGGAACCGTAGCGCACGTTGGCCTGTCCACGGCCGTGATCGATCTCAACGGCGCCGGAATGAGCGTTAACGCCACACCGCAGACCCTCAGCAAGCTGCGCACCGGCGACGAAGGCAAGCTGTTCACGTCCCTGATCGTCCGCGAGGACTCGCTGACGCTGTTCGGCTTCGCCTCCGACGACGAACGGGAGGTCTTCGATGTCCTGCTCAGCGTCAGCGGCGTCGGCCCGCGGCTTGCGCTGGCCGTCCTGGCCGTCCACGATCCCGAAGCGATCCGCGTCGCGGCGCACACCGGTGACAGCAAGACATTCACCAAGGTCCCCGGCATCGGCCCGAAGGTAGCCGGCCGCATCGTCCTGGAGCTGGCCGGAAAACTCGTTCCGCACGGCACTCCGGCAGCTGCCGCCCCTGCCGCCTCGGCGGAATCGGTCTGGAAACCGCAGGTGGTGGCCGCCATGACCAGCCTCGGCTGGTCCGAGAAGGACGCCACGGGCAGCATCGACAAAGCACTGGCCGATTCACCCGACCTTGCGGACCAGGGAAATGTCGCCGAGATCCTGCGCACCACGCTGCGCTGGCTCGGCCAGGACGGTGCCCGCGCCGGCAACCGGGTAGGCAGCCGTGGCTGA